A genomic stretch from Aquila chrysaetos chrysaetos chromosome 1, bAquChr1.4, whole genome shotgun sequence includes:
- the CCDC96 gene encoding coiled-coil domain-containing protein 96: protein MEEAAAGPEPEPEPTEGPAGLGEPSPGAPGESPGPEVLDGPGEPAEPRPEEPPEPCKPEEPGLEEPEPCEPEEPGPEQQQPGPCGPEGPEEPGSREPEPCGPEEPGPEKPEPCELEGPEEPGPGEPEEPGPEEPGPGEPEGPEEPSEPSDPGPSAAAAAAGGAGEAEAGGPAGEAREAAEEGEEERRERAALLEQHGGLAAERERLRRAGARLQLRLGELLRLRRGERRPRAEPGAGGPELYAQRLLRLRELREERERAAAACRERVAARRRDGEERQARARAEWAAFQARKKEAAVSSLGRRLGGREAAAAAVARIQAGEGDKERQVREARVENIKLKHEIQNLETILKAQGELVEGQRFLDFEHMKKENQKHSKKIDDLSDEILKLKKKVSNTVHVLSQFREKLQFVEAENQGRKAELMDIESVLSQKRDVLTKTKQARDRLRRNNLKLQQKCGLLGNEALLRDFEEKVDAAELLSQRLETLKRHHAALILTCRGIQKKIKEANSSFLAEDD, encoded by the exons atggaggaggcggcggcggggccggagccggagccggagcccaCCGAGGGGCCGGCGGGGCTCGGGGAGCCGAGCCCGGGTGCCCCGGGGGAGTCACCGGGGCCCGAGGTGCTAGACGGGCCCGGGGAGCCCGCGGAACCGAGGCCTGAGGAGCCGCCGGAGCCCTGCAAGCCGGAGGagccggggctggaggagccAGAGCCCTGCGAGCCGGAGGAGCCGGGGccggagcagcagcagccggggcCCTGCGGGCCGGAGGGGCCGGAAGAGCCGGGGTCCCGCGAGCCGGAGCCCTGCGGGCCGGAGGAGCCGGGGCCGGAGAAGCCGGAGCCCTGCGAGCTGGAGGGGCCGGAGGAGCCGGGGCCCGGCGAGCCGGAGGAGCCGGGGCCGGAGGAGCCGGGGCCCGGCGAGCCGGAGGGGCCGGAGGAGCCGTCGGAGCCGTCCGACCCGGGGCCCTCGGCGGCCGCGGCAGCCGCCGGCGGTGCCGGGGAGGCGGAggcgggcggccccgcgggCGAGGCGCGGGAGGCGGCGGAGGAGGGCGAGGAGGagcggcgggagcgggcggcgcTGCTGGAGCAGCACGGCGGGCTGGCGGCCGAGCGGGAGCGGCTGCGGCGGGCCGGCGCCCGGCTGCAGCTGCGGCTGGGCGAGCTGCTGCGGCTGCGGCGGGGCGAGAGGCGGCCGCGGGCGGAGCCGGGAGCGGGCGGGCCGGAGCTGTACGCCCAGCGCCTGCTGCGGCTGCGGGAGCTGCGGGAGGAGCGGGagcgggcggccgccgcctGCCGGGAGCGGGTGGCGGCCCGCCGGCGGGACGGCGAGGAGCGGcaggcccgggcccgggccgaGTGGGCCGCCTTCCAGGCCCGCAAGAAGGAGGCGGCCGTCTCCAGCCTGGGCCGGCGGCTGGGCGGcagggaggcggcggcggcggcggtggcccGCATCCAGGCCGGGGAAGGGGACAAAGAACGGCAAGTGCGCGAG GCCCGTGTGGAAAACATCAAGCTGAAGCATGAAATCCAAAACCTTGAAACCATCTTGAAAGCTCAGGGAGAACTGGTAGAGGGTCAACGTTTTCTGGACTTTGAGCACATGAAGAAAGAGAatcagaaacacagcaaaaagatTGACGACCTCAGTGATGAAATCCTGAAGCTCAAGAAGAAGGTATCAAACACAGTGCATGTTCTCAGCCAGTTCAGGGAAAAGCTACAGTTTGTGGAAGCTGAAAATCAAGGTAGAAAGGCTGAACTGATGGACATCGAGAGCGTCTTGTCACAGAAGAGAGACGTTCtgaccaaaacaaaacaggccAGAGACAGACTGCGGAGAAACAATTtgaaactgcagcagaaatgcgGGTTGCTTGGAAATGAGGCACTGCTTCGGGACTTTGAGGAAAAGGtggatgctgcagagctgctaaGTCAGCGATTGGAAACACTGAAACGTCACCATGCTGCTCTGATCCTTACTTGTAGgggaattcagaaaaaaatcaaggaagcCAACTCCTCTTTCCTTGCTGAGGatgactga